The Argiope bruennichi chromosome 9, qqArgBrue1.1, whole genome shotgun sequence nucleotide sequence AATAATATAGTGTCTTAATCGAAATcaattatattcttctttaagTCTGAATGGAAagtttgaatatatatacatattattatggCAATATTATTTCTCTTTAGAAACATGTGTTTCCTTTCATTTTATCAgccatgttattttttaatagaattaaagaaaaaatgaatatgcttccttcttttataattatcagtaaaacattattgaaaatagaaagtTTTCATTACGATCTTGAaatatagtacatttttttttatttatatgaattttcggCTTAATGCTTCCTTTCCAAATAACGAAAccgattttattttcttttatccgtttagcttttcattttattatcttacTGTAAAGAGTTTTCATATAacctattataattttatttctagtaaCTTTCTAATAATTAGCAGCAATATGAAATATACTCTCAACGATTCATTTTCATAATGATACATGTGATAACGTGCTCTATAGAAGGCAGTGATCGAGTAACTTCAAAATATACAtgacaaaatattacaatattataagtATACAGGACAATATTAGAAGTCAGCATATTACTGAAAGTACTTGCAGGAATGTAGCACTGATAACATTTCAGGATATACAATATGTTATCAATGTTCCACCATACTTACCCACAATATAACCAATGACCGGAAATGTACCTCATTGTGAAGTATTACGCCCCATGTTGCCTAATGCAGTTAAGTAATATGTGCAccgtgtttcaaaaaataaaactttgccaTAGAAAATAAGGCCCTATCGCAAAATCAGGCTACATTAAAACCTGAATTTCATAGTCAATATAAGGTCTGTAAATGTCGTACAAGGTCATTGCCACTACAAGGGTTGTTAGGAATACATATGTAGCATAAGAGACCACATGTTCATATgtctttattattcaattttatttttttttaccattcgaATGTtgtaatttactgaaaatttattcCGAATTAATTCGCATGattcatatttacaaaatactaagtagaaatgaattctaataatgcaatatgctttatttatttccgCAGTATCATGCACCACAGCCCTATAAATTTGGATATGAAGTAAAAGACAAAGACAGTACGCAGCATCGACATGAAGAAGGTGACGGCCATGGGAACGTCAGAGGCACTTATGGTTATACAGATGATAAAGGCCAATACAGAGAAGTGCATTACGTCGCTGACAAGAACGGATTCCGAGCTCAAGTGAAAACAAATGAAGCAGGCACAGCAAACCAAAATCCTGCAGATGTAGAAGTCAAAGCTGATCCTCAGCATCATCATCATTTTGGCCACCATGGATCACATCATCATATTCCTCAGGTGTTTCAACATAATGTTCACATACCTGAACTCCATGAAGTCCATCACCATGTACCCGTTCATCACAATTTACACATAGAACCAGTGCATCATCATCACCATAACTTTGGAAAGCATGATCACCATCATGGATTCAATAATTACCAACATTTCTCCTCACCAGATTTCAGCTATAAGTCCGATACCTTTTCTCCTCTTCATGGTTACAGTTACAATCCATCGGCTTTCCACCATGGATATGGACACTGGCCATTCCCACAGTCCAATATGTATGGATCATGGAAGAAGCATAACGGTTTTAGTTTTGACACTCCTAGCTATGGAAATGGCCATAGTTTCAACTTCGATTCAGATGCTCATGGTTTTTCCGGTTTCAACAAAGATAAATACGATGAGATTATGGAGAAGATAAAAAGTTATAAACATCATGAGCCTTTAGATCACcaattttctgaattcaaaacACATGGATCACATAGTTTTGACAGTGGTGATAAAGGTTGGAAATATGGCTTAggaaatttttaagtaaacacCAGACCTGATATTCAGGATTGTGAAATCaaggaattaatttaatgaatgtataaaaaatgaaaaagattacaTATCTGTTACTTCTGTTTGACAACGGCATGTAAACTTTGATGTcggaaatatttcttctatttattttcttctttgtttgTATATGTCCCagttttcattcatatctttgatttttcataaaagacTGTATTTCAATATTGGGAAGAATGGGTATTAGTTTTCAAATACGTATCTCGTCATATTTGAAAGCATCTTTCATAAGCAtgtgtaaaaatatgcatattttgaatcaataaaatatttttattgattaccttttataattttttttttcattcataaaattattaattattatttcatttattttacattttaaaattaattttattgtcagTTTTATATCCCGTATtagtatcttaaatttttaaattataaaaatagctatggcactttcaaaagaattttaacagaaattaacaaatgagcaatacaattttttatagaatatacataaaattaataaaaaaaattatcaaattatcattgacaataaatttaacaatgcttataaatttaataaaagcacttTAATATGATGAGTTTATAgtcttttataataattgcaaataacATCATATGACATGGATGATGGAAAAAGAGAACAAAATGGTCTAGAGGAGAAATAGCAGAACCTGTTATTATAATTTGACACATAATTTCGTCTTAGAtagtataaattctttaatttttttaattctatctaaatttttaattaaagatcaatcaaacattttattttttattctcatgaATTCGGAACTTGTTATtgcattagaattattattaaaccaTCTCtgtgcatttttaaagaaatttcaactttattttataaactttaattttgttttgtagtaccaattttcattgttataataatttcttttatacagaCAAGCATTGCAACGACTCTCAATGGatttttttgtttccaaattatCCTTGGTTTACACTATAAAGCAGCGATAACTTGCACATCGATAATTTTCAgccaatttatattgaaatatatttttaaaataaattaaacagatCAGCTCTGAGACATTACTACGTTGTTTGTGACAAAGAgttgaaattccttttatttttttaaaaataaaatcaaattagttatttattagtTTGAATACTTCATTAATTTCCAAACACTAGAAACATtattcattgattatttatttctccAATAACATACACATATTGCGCGATACTGTATGATATTagacaatattcacaatattgtataatattgttgaatattccATAATATAACATCACACAATGATGTACAATATCTTTCAACATGCTGCGCTATCTGAGTAGCACAGATTTCCATAAATGCAAAGCTcgattcaagatttaaaaaaatgatgttactCCCTGCTTACTTTTTTATAAAGGTCTTCcctttcacttttaattaaaagttttaaatactaaaacaatGACAGACTGAAAAAAGTAGGGACtgaagtaatttttcattttaaacgtaacatatattaaaatttcaagggCTAAAACCAAATGAGAAAGATTTGGGGAATCATGCTATCTAATTGATTAATCTGCAGAAAGTCATTTAAAGGGAACTAATTTCGAGCTTGCTACCATTAGGTGATTTAATGAGGATAAATTATCTCTTTAAAGTCTCTTTTGAAGACCTTCCCCCCATTTTTCATGTTTACTGCATAATAACAATGGAGTTACACCTCTGAAACAAAGCATCTGGATTTCAATTGAATTACTATAGTCGTAACAGCTTGTTGACTTGAAATAAAGTTAAGTCCTAAAACCACTGCTCTCCGTGATAGAGCTAGTctcttagtatatatatatatatatatatatatatatatatatatatatatatatatatatatatatatatatatatatatatatatatatatatatatatatatatatatatatatatatatatatatatatatatatatatatatatatatatatatatatatatatatatatatatatatatatatcattggaGTGGAGGTAACTCGATTCCACAGCATTTACACATCCTTCAGTGAAATGAGAACTAACCATTACAATGAAAGCTTCTTATTCTTACATCTGAAGTGGTTGACGATAGAATTGGTTTCCCATAAAATAAAGCGGTGACTAATTCTCACTTTGATATGAATGGTTCTGCTTGATTTCTTTGCTTGCAATTATGTCgtttatcagttttaattttcaacattttttacttGTTCAATAATGTAAGATTAGTAATTTAATCtagtttaaacaaaattcatccaaaaataataaatctaataaatgaatTTCGAAGGTTTTCAATctgaaacacaaaaattttccATTGTGTATTATGGATGTTgagatattttctatataaataaagtaaattaaaaaatgatgtttgaaataaacaccacatatattttatgacttaaaaataacataaaaaataagaaacttatttaataaatattgcactatatttgaaaaattattaataatctacATCCTCCataattggataaaaatatatcacttttacatatattttcatcaaattcaataatattatatttatttgaatttttacttagaAAACCATTTAATCCTTAATAGGTGATATGTGATACAAATAACTAACTCCCAAGTAATCCCAATAACATTCCCaagtattgtatatttttaatctagCTTATTGTGTTTAGCTTTCTACAGCATAAAATCGAACGCCATTTATTAAAGGATCTCGTGGCTAGCACTTTTGGATGATTTTATTCCGCAAAAGGATGATATGCAGTAACACACCTGAAACTTTTGTTCTAACCCACTTACATCTCACCTCTATTTTGGAAGGATAAACACCTCCTATCGCATACGGAACAAAGTAGGTTGAATTTCTGTATCAGAGAATGGCAATATGCAAGTTCAATTTCTTCCCTTTGAAGtagaaattttcttcaagaatacAGTAAAGATGTCacgataatattaaaaatatctattccgAGCTGTACGTTTATTTATCTAAGTGTTGGTTCAAATATACATGAAGTGACCATCTAGCAGTGGAGGGTTTctgtctaatattttattatttgacttCATTTCTTATAGTGAAAAACcatagagaaattttatatttctttgcaatGTTAATGGTTAAACTCATATAAAAGCGGACATACGCACTTCTTGTTGACGGATTTCATCGAAAATTTGATGCAGAGGAACAGTTGAGGTGCCATCACCAATATTCATCCAACTGTTccagttttgaattattatagtCAGAAACAATCAGCTAGAATAATAAATAtcgaacaaaaaattaatataaattaatataataatatatacattttattataatagatttaaaaaaataaaattggctaAAAAACAGTTATCCTATCGCTAAGGAGATATATAGTATCTTGGAGATTGTCCTACAAATTtgtgtttgttaattttaaaaaaatcaatatcacaTATTATCAAGTCTGTATAGGGTTAGAAATATATGTGactaagagaaattattttatactttttaggtCGTTTTGGAAAAATGgtacattattttgtatttaaataattatttcttgcttttcagtttttgcaaaatattgcaatttcCTGATGGCGCATAATGGCAAGATTTCTGCCAAACAGACATGTTAGCAAACAAATGTTACTTTATCATCTGGTTAAGAGTTATGTTTTAAGTTTCAAGTCTTTAGCTCATTGggaagttatattaaaattaattacaaaatgtgaatttaatagACAAACACAcagcagacaaaaaaaaagagttaagaaAAACGTCCTAAAAtagacataatttcaatttttttcgtcAATTTAGGAAATCCTAAATTGCGATGATTCATTGAAATCTCTTGATCAAGTTTCCACCACCATTAAAATACTTCTCTATGCATATATCACagccatatgaaataaaaaaaaaaagagaatgtaaaaatgaactatatttaaaaaaaaagagaaaaaaaagaaaacataaaaatgcattgaaaggaaaagaaatagaaaacgctgtcctaaaaatatttattacagtaattgtaaaagaaattttgtattaatacagGATTGAAAATGTTTATCTTTCCCTAAACCATCTGCCAACAGCTGacgttaataaaagaaaaaaaatattgcatatttcatGCTTGTTGTCTTCATAATAAGTTTCCTTTTGTTGTATCTcatcattatctttttaatggttCATCATTATCGAAATGAATAGCTGTCATTTTAGTGCAATCGAACTCTCAGTATCCACGGGAATGAAGatcgtttgcatttttatttttgcatggaTAACAATTAGTACCGCTAGTTGTGgtgagattatttttttcttctaaaaaatccaataaatgaTAAGCAAAACACATAGaattagatcaagaaaatatgtttacattaagttatttaaattatttaaaaatctagaaatcaTTACTTATTTCTATTTGCTCTCTTTTATGTGATTACATTAATTTAcactatatatttttgtttgctcATAAAATGGTACACAAGCTAATCAATAGAAAATTCGTTTTTCATTTGTTCGTCTttctattgttaattttaataatgattcgTTTGAATgtatattcagatattttatcgttttatttCTATTCACTGTGATTCATGTGatctgtatatttaattataatcaatatctTACTGGTGTCTACCTGAAATTTATCCCGTTTGTAATGTGAAACTAATACACTAAGACAAAAGTTTTGGAGATAAGTATAATTCGATATTCGGAAGAAATATGatttaacaacaattttttgtttatatagcGTACCCATTGTTACCACTTACTGTTATTACTTCTATGCAGAATTCTTCTTACGCTGTTATAATCATGTTTATATCATGTTATACTATTGTGaacttgtatttatttaaattctcctGCACATTTTCATTGTAaggtaattttaatataatatttatttcacacgTGAAAAGTTTTGACaaagaattaaatgatataattgatAAAGGAATAACAGATTTTTGACAAGAAATTAAAGGAATACActgatttttgacaaaaaattaaaggaatcactgatttttgacaaaaaattaatcactgatttttgacaaaaaattaaaggaatcactgttttttgacaaaaaattaaaggaatcactgatttttgacaaaaaataaaataaaagagtaactgatttttaacaaaaaattaaagaaacaactgatttttgataaaaatattaaagaaattactgatttttgacaaaaaaaattaaaagagtaacatttttaacaaagaattaaagGAACAActgattttattgatataaatgatGCACCTGCTGAGTAAGTCGATTTACTCGTGCGTAATCGTGCACTCAGCACTCCACAGCAAATGATATTTCTAACTAGGGTGAAAAAAACAAGCTCTTATAGTTGTTTGCATGcaatatattttagtataattaatttataaaactgtatgaaataattatattttgataccATCGGAAGACATCATCGTACTAATTGACCTGATgtaagtgattaaaaaaatcttccctCAAACTATAAGGATATGTCAGatgcacagaaataaaatatttttatataagattatgGGATATCACTACAATGGCTGGTGAATTAAGACAAGAAAATGATAcgccaaataaatatttaatacatttttgatggAATATGAGTTAATAAAGTACAAAATCACAGATGCAATGCATAATAACATGAGAAGCGTGTATAGCTTTAGACTTCAGGTCTTTTCAGATCATACTTTAAGACCTGAAACTCTTAATGGGTCTTTCTTGGAATCATATTTGCCATGGTGCGTTctatttcagatgtttttttttcctattaatataATGTTATGCTAGTGGgagtttatattttacaaaattagtacacattttatttgtttatttgtttaattttcgaATGAAGAGTTTATTATAGTGATAAAATGTTGAACTTGACTCGAGAAGTGATTTTTTTGTCAGTTGACTTAAACTAcactttatatttttctgaaacatttgcACTACCCTACATTTATCTGGCCTTACAACATTCATCTCTTGAATAATCAAAGTATATCTAAAGAATTATGAATTACCCTACGATTTTCCTGTCTTACAACATCAATTTTTGAATCTTCAATATGTGTTAAGAAATTCtcgaattttattacatttatcttGCCTTATAACATCAATCTTTCATTCAGTTGTGAGAAGTCTGACATTGTATTTGGAGAGAAAAACGTGGATTTTACAAGTAAGTGTAagtagatttaaagaaaattcggGAACTTGAAGGATGATAACCACAGTGATAAAATCCATAAATATGCCTGAATCAATGCCTATCACATCTTATAATTTCTCAACAGATTAATATATGCCCTTTTCtgcacatatttgaaataaatttattatttttataatggaatCAGCTTCATTATTAGTCCAAAATTCTGGAACGGAATAAATCTACAATTTCTAGAGTAAGCCGACTTTATTACTGAAAGAAATCGAATGAAAGctgttgcagatttttttttaaaatacagtatatTACTGGTACACTCCGGCGTCCGTACTGTCcggcctaattttcttttatcttaattgaATGAGGAAGACAAGGctttgcattggcaacattgccaaggcattggaagcggcgTCTACTACGATCCTCCTACAGGTCGCGCAAAAAGTGCAAGTTGGGGCCGTAAAAGAGCAATGTTCTGCTCgatgttcattgtttcgtcagtatGTAACGGATCGTAATTGTTGCCACTGTTCCTGATTATATCTGAGCAGTACGTGCATTATTCGTAAATTCACACTCTACGTGGTTTGAGATAAATTGAGAGcttaatactcaataagaagtgagaaaagaCGCATTATAACAGtgttttttggtataaaaactttgtcttctggtattggtgggcaaagaaatgagtgcATAGAATTCCAGCCTATCCGACTTTTTTTGTTTTCCTGCctacccttccgccacattagacAGGAAACTCGGGAGAGTACTGTAGAACGTATTTCCATCTCAATATAAAACTTCTTTGAAATCAAAACCCCAGTCCTTAAAattgacaaattaaaattaaaattatgaaattaaaagcatttttgcttAGCAGGAGAGGAAGAAGAAAGCTGTGATGGAATACAATTTGTTACTCGTGAAGAATGGAAAGCCCGTCCACCCGTTAGAACAACTGCAATGGCTCTTCCGGTCGGCCATGTTATCATTATTCACACATGTTTTGGAGCTTGTGATAATACACCGTATTGCAAAAGGAATGTAAGAACCATTCAAGATTATCACATGGACGATAAAGGTAAGAATATTTTaccacattaaaaattatttgattgctttttattccttatttctcTTTGATTTATCAACTCAAGAATTTAGATGAAATAGTTTTGTACAATCTTGCGAAATTGGAATGTATGAAATGATTTTCACTacgattttttcaattaattcaatgattctgtataattaatttaaaaataatattatttacagtatTCGATCTCAACCGAAACTTTAGACAAAGAGATTTGAGCAGCTTAAATGGAATATTACCTTCAGTTTCAAACTGGGCTAAAACATCTTAGATAAAATTCCTAAGCTATTCACCCTAAGCTTTAAAAAATCCATTCATATATTGTaacatttacatgaaaaattaattgattcgAAAATTTTATCAGTGTTCAGTGAAGCTAATGCGTAAACTATTAAAGGAAAACACTTTCTGGATAACAATAGTAGTAATAAATTTCACCATCATATAGATGTGCTATACAGTATAAAATGATGCAAACTAATTTGGATAATCAATAAAGTTACCAAATGGAATGGTCTTCTACATCGGAGAGATTGTAAAACTTTGATGTACAACTGTACACATAAATAAGCAATGGGATAGAATTCTCTGTCGTAGCACCATCAATGGTGGGACAACTTATTGATTGAAATGTATATCAGCTTAGTGGAACACGGCATGTATATTTTCTCTCACTGGAATAGCTTTACGAATTGTATGGTTGTtggatttcattaattatttaaaggaatagtATCTTCTTGTATAATATCTGAATTATATATCTTGAGAGATTTATTAATTAGtgttatcattaatttattaattatagaacTTTGATGTACAACTGTACACATAAATAAGAATTGGGATAGAATTCTCTGTCGTAGCACCATCAATGGTCGGACAACTTATTGATTGAAATGTATATCAGCTTAGTGGAACACGGCATGTATTTTTTCTCTCACTGGAATAGCTTTACGAATTGTATGATTGTtggatttcattaattatttaaattaatagtattttcttGTATAATATCTGAATTATACATCTGGatagatttattaattagtatttatttcagGCTGGTGGGATATAGCATACAATTTCCTGATTGGAGGAGATGGTAGAGTGTATGTGGGTGTTGGATTTCATAATGTTGGGGAACATACTATTAACTACAACGACATTTCTATTGGAGTTGCCTTCCTAGGCAATTTTGATAATATGATGCCAACAGTTCAAATGCTGAATGTTACAAAGGGACTTATTAACTGCGGGATTAAAAAAGTAAGAAGTTATATCTATAATCCTTACATGTAagattttcaatacaatttttgaaaagttattgtttaaatcaaaataaattgttataaattggtTATTTAAAGAGCTTATATTTGGCTCCAACATGCTGGTGTTTTACGTAGATAAATCACAgattatgcaaaaatgaaaatgaatattttcgatTTGTTCAGTCAAGTTGACATCACTTACTTGAGCAACTCAAGGGTGATGTAGGGATGATCCTCATAGATTTCATGTACGATTACTTACATGTATCCAGCATTTTGCCGGACCGCcatggtctggtggtaaggtctcggtctTGGAACttgagggtttcaggttcgtgaccggATTCCACCAAAGAGCCTTCGTGTAAGTGGGTCGGATTGAAGTTAAAACCTTgcaggccaaacgtccttccgctggtatGGCGTGGTGTgaagagaggggtgccagctcatcatctgaccgcggttcaaaattacgaattccgtcccgaaatagccctagtgttgcttttaaacgggacgttgataaaactaaattaaactaaaccgcTATTCTGCCTTCAAACTTCTGTGACACAATAGCATAAGCCTGAGTTACCTTTAAAGTAAGATTTAACGAGCATCGGGTCCAAATAAAGTGCTTATCTTAGTTGATAGAATTGGATTTCGAATGCAAGGTAAGCCAATTTGGTTTTAcagtaaagaaataattataaaaacttccTATTGGACATTGAATTGCAAATTATGGGGGGGGATGAAAACAGCTTTGATTTGCAATAAGTTTAATATATCACTTTTATGTctagtataataaagaaagagTACTAATAGCAGATGTCAACAGAAAATAGTTAGattgagtaaatatttaaacaatgattgattgaataattacattgaataaataatttaatagttgaCTTTGAAAGTATATCATGGAAAGTATATAAGTTCCATGATATACTTTTCAAAACAGCAAATCGAGCATTCAATAGAACGAGCATTTTGAATCTGAATGATAAATCGCAATGCTCTGAGATAAATCTTAATTATATGGCTACCACATGATCATGGGTTAAACTAAATCACAATTCTATGACTATCATATAATCATGGGTAAAACTTAAttatctattcttaaaattacttaCAAGACTTgcataatatgttaataaattgcAAGTTTCTACTTCAATAGGACTAATCTTCATGGTGAAATATGAAGATGAATTTTTTTGAGactatacattttattacatttttgatttataaaatataaatctatttatttagggATATTTAACACCATCAGTTGAAATTCATGGTCATAAAGATGCCACTTGCACCAATTCACCAGGAAAGAatctatatgcaaaaataaaacaatgggaCAATTTTATTGGTGGACGGTTGCCCATGTATCATTGTTGCACGGATCAAGAAAGGTAATACTACACTctgcatattttaacaaaaattctcaATAGCTAAAAAGTAATACTAAGATAACTCTCAGAGTAGGTGATATAAACTGatatatttgattgatttataatatttattatagttgaAAAAATGGTGGCAGTCTCTACCAAATTGCAGTAAGTACAAAATCCGTGGTAGCTTGAAGTATTCATAGTCTTTTAATGCAATGATAGGCTTTATAATCAaaggagaataaaatttcaaagcttaaCAATATAGTAATTTCAAATGGTagccaattttttaaatgttcattaaaatctaaatattaaaagcaagcaaattacttttagaacaatattttttgctgtttataaaatatatttgttattttgtgaAAACATTTTATGCTTATATTCTATAGGATGATACCGTCTGATGGTAAACAGCGCCTGAGTGGATGAAAGAAAATCTTGGAAACTATGGAGAAGCcttgtttgaaatattgaaattatagttATGTATTCATAGTAAATGTTTTCTGGTATATCCACACATTTTGTGCAATTAAGGTAAAagagcgaaatttttttttttcattttagaattcacattcttattaaaatattagtgttatatcatagatattttaatttatttcctaaattttaacaTACAACCTCTAGTTCTAGTTATATATTCATGCGGATTCGTAGGATGTTCAAATTGGTTCAAATTGAATAGTGTTATATGGTGCAAATATAGAACTACTTTACTTTCATATATACatacttttatgttttttaatatgcatGCATTTTTGCTATCTTGCATATGAAAtttgtaaagagaaaatattgtaattatcaaaaaattcggaattgaaattttaattaatcactaCAATTCAGAATACTCCAAGTTTGAAAAGCacacttttgaaattatgtttgattGTCTCTCTCTGTATGTCTTTTGTCTAtttgtgaaaacgataactcaaaaacgctttcatctagactgatgaaatttggtatatgaaccaATTTTGTAGACTTTCATCAAAGATTAACATTATCCAATCAAAGGAAATCTGTATGTTTAGTTGTTCGAATACAAGTAATTTCTATTACTGCATAGCATAAACAGCGAGATAAATAACAGTTGacacaggtttagcatttaaaatgttgtCTCTTatcaattttgaaccaaatcagtcAAAGGGCTGATTATTTGTTGGTTTGTATTTTCGCATATAGGAAATAACTTATACGAGTATAtatcgaaaataatgaatttggtatgtgattatgtgagtcaaatttcgatttcaatcgattggaaaaaagttttccaaaataaatattcgagcgatatattttgtaaaaattctagCCATACCGAAGTTTATAGCTTCTTTAACTATTGTTCGCTAGTGTAATGGTAAGTATTTCGCGACTGTCTCCAACATTCCCAATTCTAAACTTGAGGGAGGGGTGGGGGGGGGAGGAATAAAATCTTGACTGGATTGCACGCGAGAAAGTTTAGAGGAAATCACTCAGCGACGAAAttaatatatgaagaatatatcAATGGCTGAGTCCATACGGAATTTAAT carries:
- the LOC129984838 gene encoding histidine-rich glycoprotein-like isoform X2, producing MIFSIVILFAVCGAVSASHLYSIIGESYHAPQPYKFGYEVKDKDSTQHRHEEGDGHGNVRGTYGYTDDKGQYREVHYVADKNGFRAQVKTNEAGTANQNPADVEVKADPQHHHHFGHHGSHHHIPQVFQHNVHIPELHEVHHHVPVHHNLHIEPVHHHHHNFGKHDHHHGFNNYQHFSSPDFSYKSDTFSPLHGYSYNPSAFHHGYGHWPFPQSNMYGSWKKHNGFSFDTPSYGNGHSFNFDSDAHGFSGFNKDKYDEIMEKIKSYKHHEPLDHQFSEFKTHGSHSFDSGDKGWKYGLGNF
- the LOC129984857 gene encoding peptidoglycan recognition protein-like, which encodes MRKTRLCIGNIAKALEAASTTILLQVAQKVQVGAVKEQCSARCSLFRQYVTDREEEESCDGIQFVTREEWKARPPVRTTAMALPVGHVIIIHTCFGACDNTPYCKRNVRTIQDYHMDDKGWWDIAYNFLIGGDGRVYVGVGFHNVGEHTINYNDISIGVAFLGNFDNMMPTVQMLNVTKGLINCGIKKGYLTPSVEIHGHKDATCTNSPGKNLYAKIKQWDNFIGGRLPMYHCCTDQERMIPSDGKQRLSG
- the LOC129984838 gene encoding histidine-rich glycoprotein-like isoform X1, with the protein product MLAKSIVILFAVCGAVSASHLYSIIGESYHAPQPYKFGYEVKDKDSTQHRHEEGDGHGNVRGTYGYTDDKGQYREVHYVADKNGFRAQVKTNEAGTANQNPADVEVKADPQHHHHFGHHGSHHHIPQVFQHNVHIPELHEVHHHVPVHHNLHIEPVHHHHHNFGKHDHHHGFNNYQHFSSPDFSYKSDTFSPLHGYSYNPSAFHHGYGHWPFPQSNMYGSWKKHNGFSFDTPSYGNGHSFNFDSDAHGFSGFNKDKYDEIMEKIKSYKHHEPLDHQFSEFKTHGSHSFDSGDKGWKYGLGNF